The segment CGAGGTGCAGACCCCGCTGCTGGGGAGCCCGGCCGACGACCTGCTGATCGGCGACCGGGTCTGGTTCCGGCACGCGAAGGCCGGGGAGCTGTGCGAGCGGTTCGACACCCTGCACCTGGTGGAGGGCGACCGGGTTTCCGCGTCCGTCCCGACCTACCGGGGCGAGGGGCTGACCTTCCTCTAGAGGACCGTGTCCGCTAGAAGACGGTGTCCGCCTGGTCGGGGATGACGCTGGTGTCGGCCCGGCGGACGGGGGCCGGGGTGCCGTCGTGGCCGGTGTAGCCGGTGGTGGAGCAGGGGTAGGGGGTCGTCTTCTGCTTCTTCGGCTCGATGAACATGGGGTTCACGATCCACTTGCCGTCGCTGTTGTCGTAGGCGCGGCACATCAGTTCGTTCTTGTTGCGGTTGACCACCAGGCGCAGGGCGGTGGCGTCGCGCAGGAAGGTGACGTCGGTGTCGGAGTCGCCGGCGGCGAAGACCTGGCGGCGGGCGGCCGGCTGGACCTTCTCGGCGGCCGGGCCCCGGACGCCGAAGACCTCCTTGTTGATCCAGCAGCGCTTGCCGTCCACGTAGGTGATCATCGTGTCGGCGCCGTCGGCGACGGATCCGCAGCCCTGGAGGTGGGTGGTCAGCTTCCCGTCCCGGGTGGTGTTGCGGATGCCGATGACGTGGTCGGCGCCGACGCCGACGCCCCGGGCCCAGACCTCCACGACGGGCTGGGGTGAGGCGGAGCTGATCCAGACGTCGAAGCCGGCGCGCTGGAGGTTCTTGACGAGGTCGCGCTGCTGGTCGTAGTAGCGGACCCAGCCGGTGACGGAGCCGGTGCCGACCTGCTGCCTGGCGCCGATGGGGGCGGCGAGGTTCTCGGTGCGGGCGGCGGCGGCGAAGCCGCGGACCTGGCCCGGGGTCCAGCCCTGGAGGAGCTGGGGCAGCCAGGCGTAGGCGGGTTCGATGGTGCGGCGGTCCCAGCCGGCGAAGGCGGCGGCGCCGGTGCGGGTGGCGGAGGTGCCGTAGACGGCGCCCAGCTCGTCGGCGCAGGCCGCGCCCTCGGGGGTGCCGGTGGGCAGGGGGTGCCGGGGCGGGCGAGGGGGCCGCAGGCGGTGGTGAGGGCCTGTGCGGCGGCGGGGGTGAGGTAGCGGCTGGTGGTCTTCCAGTCGGCGGGCTGGCGGATCTTGCCGTTGCGCAGGAGCCAGAACATGGTGGCGTCGCCGACGTCGTTCTTGACGACGGTGTTGTCCCAGTCGAAGACGGCGACGGGCTTTTTGCGGCCGGGCCGGTAGGGGTTGCAGCTGCCGTACTGGTCGATGAGCTGCTGGAGACGGGCCTGGTTGTCGCCGTACCAGCCGGCGGCGAGCTCGGGGGTGGTGCAGGCCGGGTGTGCGGCCTGGGCGGGGGCGGCCGCGGTGAGGGTGGCGGCGGCCATCGCGGCGGCGGCGCCGGCCGCCTGGAGCCTGCGCCGGGTGCTGGGTCGGGTCACGGGGGTGTTCGCTCCTGGTTCTCGTACAAGATCGTCGGGGACGGTAGAGCACGACAGCCGGGCGTCGTGCGACGCCCGGCTGTCGTGGGGGTGGGGCCCAGGTGAACGTCGGGTGTTTACAGGGGCGTCACGTACGCGCCGGAGATGCCGCCGTCGACCAGGAAGTCGGTGGCGTTGATGAAGGAGGAGTCGTCGCTGGCGAGGAAGGCGACGGCGGCGGCGATCTCGGTGGGTTCGGCGAAACGGCCGAGCGGGATGTGCACCAGGCGGCGGGCGGCCCGTTCGGGGTCCTTGGCGAACAGCTCCTGGAGCAGCGGGGTGTTGACGGGTCCCGGGCACAGGGCGTTGACGCGGATGCCCTCGCGGGCGAACTGGACGCCGAGTTCGCGGGACATGGCCAGGACCCCGCCCTTGGAGGCGGTGTAGGAGATCTGGGAGGTGGCGGCGCCCATGATGGCCACGAAGGAGGCGGTGTTGATGATGGAGCCGCGGCCCTGGCGCTGCATGTAGGGGAGGGCGGCCTTGCAGCAGAGGTAGACGGAGGTGAGGTTGACGTCCTGGACGCGGCGCCAGGCGTCGAGCTCGGTGGTGAGGATGGAGTCGTCGTCCGGGGGCGAGATGCCCGCGTTGTTGAAGGCGATGTCGACGGAGCCGTAGGTGTCGAAGGCCGTCTTGAACAGGGCGTCGACCTGTTCCTTGTCGGTGACGTCGACCTGGACGAAGGTGCCGCCGACCTCTTCTGCGGCGGCCTTTCCGGCGATGGGGTCGATGTCCGCGCAGACGACGTTCGCGCCCTCGGAGGCCAGGCGGCGGGCGGTGGCGAGGCCGATGCCGCTGCCGGCTCCGGTGATGACGGCGGTGCGGCCGACCAGGCGGCGGCAGACGATCTCTTCGGTGCGGTCGGTCATGGGGTTCAGGCCTCCGTGCTGATGAAGACGTTCT is part of the Streptomyces katrae genome and harbors:
- a CDS encoding 3-oxoacyl-ACP reductase, whose translation is MTDRTEEIVCRRLVGRTAVITGAGSGIGLATARRLASEGANVVCADIDPIAGKAAAEEVGGTFVQVDVTDKEQVDALFKTAFDTYGSVDIAFNNAGISPPDDDSILTTELDAWRRVQDVNLTSVYLCCKAALPYMQRQGRGSIINTASFVAIMGAATSQISYTASKGGVLAMSRELGVQFAREGIRVNALCPGPVNTPLLQELFAKDPERAARRLVHIPLGRFAEPTEIAAAVAFLASDDSSFINATDFLVDGGISGAYVTPL
- a CDS encoding haloacid dehalogenase-like hydrolase, which encodes MLYRPRRSCTRTRSEHPRDPTQHPAQAPGGRRRRRDGRRHPHRGRPRPGRTPGLHHPRARRRLVRRQPGPSPAAHRPVRQLQPLPARPQKARRRLRLGQHRRQERRRRRHHVLAPAQRQDPPARRLEDHQPLPHPRRRTGPHHRLRPPRPPRHPLPTGTPEGAACADELGAVYGTSATRTGAAAFAGWDRRTIEPAYAWLPQLLQGWTPGQVRGFAAAARTENLAAPIGARQQVGTGSVTGWVRYYDQQRDLVKNLQRAGFDVWISSASPQPVVEVWARGVGVGADHVIGIRNTTRDGKLTTHLQGCGSVADGADTMITYVDGKRCWINKEVFGVRGPAAEKVQPAARRQVFAAGDSDTDVTFLRDATALRLVVNRNKNELMCRAYDNSDGKWIVNPMFIEPKKQKTTPYPCSTTGYTGHDGTPAPVRRADTSVIPDQADTVF